The genomic stretch GTCGAGCAGAAAAAAAATACTTCTGAAGCAGTTGAAAAAATCAAAGCAGCAGTCGAGAAAATTTTAGATGATACCAAAAGAATCAACTATTCTCAGCTGACAGAATATATTGATATGCTTTCGCAAATCAGAGCTTTACGCGGAGAAATTATCGGAGCCAGAGATCTGAAATATGTTGATGCTGCAATTCTTGATTCTTTAGAAAAATCACTTTCAGAGCGTTCTGAAGAACTTTCAAATGCATGTGTGAATTTCCTGCTTCAGGAAGATTCTTTGTTGCCTTATCAAAACCGAGCACAGCAGATTTCTGAAAACATCATCAATTTACAGAAAGCAATTGACGCAAAAACAATTGAGGAAGAAATCAATAATTTATCTGGACAGCTTGAACTTTTGGTGGATATTGTCAACAATTTAAAAATTGAAGACACTTCACAATCGACACAGATTATTGAAAATATTTCTGTGATTTTTGCAAGATTAAATCAGGAAAGATTAGAGCTTTCAAAAAGGAAAAGAGGAATTTCCGGTAAGGAATTGTCTGCGGATTTTCAGGCACAAATGACATTGTTTGATCAGTCAGTGATCAATTTTCTGGAACTTTCTCAAACTCCCGAAAAATGTGATGAATATTTAACCAAACTTTCCATTAAATTGGAGGAAATGGAAACAAAATTTGTTGATTTTGATGAATTTATCCAAAAGATTGGTGAAAAAAGGGAAGAAGTTTACGGGCATTTTCAGAATAAAAGAGTTCAGTTAACAGAATTCCGAAACAAGCGTACGCAGAGTTTGTATGATTCTGCACAGCGAATTTTAAAATCGGTTCAGACGAAAGGTGAATCTTTTGATTCTGAAAACGAAATCAACGGATATTTTGCTACCGATTTAATGGTGGAGAAAGTGAGAGATATTTCCCGACAGTTGATGGATTTTGAGGATTCTGCCAAGGCAGAAGAAATTCAGACTTTATTGAAAACTTCTCAGCAGGAAGCAGTTAGAAAGCTTAAAGATAAAAAAGAAATCTATGCCGATGGCGACAATGTGATTGCTTTAGGTGAGTACAAATTTGCTGTAAACCGTCAGAAGCTCGATCTCACTTTGGTACTTCGAAATGCACAATATTATTACCATTTAACAGGAACGGGATTTTATGAACCTTTGAATTTTGAAACCATTTCAGATTACAAAGAAGTTTGGAATCAGGAATATATTTCTGAAAATTCTAATGTAAAGCGTTTCGAATATTTAGCATGGAACGTTTTTTCACTGAATAAAAATATCAATACAGAAGAATTGAACCGAAACGTAATTCAGCAGTTTATGACTGAGCATTTTGGGGAAGGTTTGGTGAAAGGAATTCATGATGAAGATGCATTGGTGATTGTTTCAAAGCTTCAACAGATGCATAATGAATTAGGATTGATGCAGTTTACGCCGAAAGAAAGAGCTTTAGCGCAATTATTCTGGTATTTTCTGAATGAAGAAAAAAAAGAGTATTATCAGAAACAGTTTGAGGCTGCAGCATTGGTTTCAAAATCATTTACCACGGATAAAGGCTTTCAGTATCTTAATGATGAATTATCGAGTGAGATAAAATCATTTGCTCTGGCTAATCATATTTTTGCTGAGGTAAATTGTCTGAATGCTGCATTTTATTTAAGAAAAGAAAACAAATCTGCCTTTTTAGTTTCAGAAAAAGCAGGTTTATTATATGAATCATTTTTAAAAGATCTCAAAGAAAAAGGGAAAGACCTCGAGTTTATCGATCAGCTCGATGCGTTGAAAAAGTATCCAGCTGCTTGTTTTTCTATTGCTGAAAGTGCTTTGAATGCCTTTTTATTTAATTCAGAATTAAATTTTGAAGATGATATTAGAAAAGAAACGGCTGTGTTTTTTGTAACGCAGCATTTCGATGCTAAAAATATCCTTCATATCGCTTATGAAACGGTTCTTAAAGGTTTGAAATCTTTAGAAAAAGATCTTGACTATAGTTTAAATTACTATGAGTTTACAGCTCGTCTAACTCATTTCAATGAAGTGGTTGTTCCAAAATACAAACAGCTTCAGGAATTGAAAGCAAAATGGGTGAATGATAAAAAGAAAAGTCTGAAAATTGATACTTTCAAATCTCAGGTTTTAAGTTCATTTGTACGAAACAAATTAATCAATGATGTTTACTTTCCGCTGATTGGAGCCAATTTGGCAAAACAATTAGGAACGGTTGGAAATGATAAACGTACCGACAGAATGGGAATGTTGCTCCTCGTTTCACCTCCTGGTTATGGAAAAACCACATTGATGGAATATATGGCAGATCGAATGGGATTGGTTTTTATGAAAATTAACGGTCCGTCAATTGGTCACGATATTGTTTCCACAGATCCGAGCGAAGCTAAAAATGCAGGAGCAAAACAGGAACTTGAAAAGTTGAATTTAGCTTTAGAAATGGGTGATAATGTGATGTTGTATTTAGATGATATTCAGCATTGTAACCCGGAGTTTTTGCAAAAATTTATTTCTTTGGCAGACGGACAACGAAAAATTGAAGGAATTTATAATGGTGAAAGCAAAACCTATGATTTAAGGTCAAAACGTTTTTGTCTTGTGATGGCCGGAAACCCATATACAGAAAGCGGTGAGAAGTTTAAAATTCCTGATATGCTGGCAAACCGTTCCGATACTTATAATTTAGGTGAAATTTCTGGCAGCAAAACCGAGTTGTTTGATTTAAGTTTAATTGAAAATTCTCTGATGTCAAATGATTATCTTACCCGACTGACCCAGTTTGGAATGGAAAATCTGTATCATCTGTATGAAAGTATTAAATCTAATTCGCCAACTGTAGATTTGGCAGGAAACTTTAGTTCAAACGAGATTTCAGATTTTAGAAAGGTGCTGGAAAATATCTTGAAAGTAAGAAATATCGTTTTGAAAGTTAATAAGCAATACATTGTTTCGGCAGCGATGTCTGATGATTATCGTAACGAACCGTCTTTCAAACTACAAGGTTCTTACCGAAATATGAATAAACTGATCACGCAGATTCAGCCGATTTTAAAAGAGGAGGAAGTAACGCAGATTGTTTTAAATCATTACCAAAATGAATCTCAAACATTGACGACAGGAGCAGAATCGAATATGCTTAAATTGAAAGAGCTGATGAATATACTTTCGGAAGATGAAACTTTACGTTGGCAGGAGATCAAAAAAACATTT from Chryseobacterium indoltheticum encodes the following:
- a CDS encoding DNA repair ATPase produces the protein MSEQLNSGTYEIIQNRLNEQKNDLIQRLQKLNENRKDIFGGVDFSLIANERISTEHNCVAKDIFSLNDILIFGSNAHLGLQTEINITDVFSIYKINNNSFEPKDSSLIGDEIFIDEFKNLYKYYRNTFFARFHFTENYLYMVFQLSESTSDIKAFKWLIKEDKLIYIDSRSASEVNYPPQHGFAWTKATRDMQRGGKFPHVSLADKVFVESIGGDITIKIEDNTDSGKGIYSEDVIHKDQNLDDAEIHFCDLDNLVLFKIKPYQESERYFIYNHKEKIVSRVDTLKYSAVLLPENQGVLFSNGYALQTGGLKVISQDQNRLHYLKTIPEPNDENFMYVFYDDKTNNYQLISYNIITQTIETPIRCSGFSILNDGRLIYLRETLETTKHHLAQIWQTPYSKELLPNTEKSDTLLYKIGNKDIVRVMAESQELITLLNKKDSYSGLYDDIVKLSTTILDAYYFLGDDEVENLDQPLKEIRNIAHSAINEYEKVVEQKKNTSEAVEKIKAAVEKILDDTKRINYSQLTEYIDMLSQIRALRGEIIGARDLKYVDAAILDSLEKSLSERSEELSNACVNFLLQEDSLLPYQNRAQQISENIINLQKAIDAKTIEEEINNLSGQLELLVDIVNNLKIEDTSQSTQIIENISVIFARLNQERLELSKRKRGISGKELSADFQAQMTLFDQSVINFLELSQTPEKCDEYLTKLSIKLEEMETKFVDFDEFIQKIGEKREEVYGHFQNKRVQLTEFRNKRTQSLYDSAQRILKSVQTKGESFDSENEINGYFATDLMVEKVRDISRQLMDFEDSAKAEEIQTLLKTSQQEAVRKLKDKKEIYADGDNVIALGEYKFAVNRQKLDLTLVLRNAQYYYHLTGTGFYEPLNFETISDYKEVWNQEYISENSNVKRFEYLAWNVFSLNKNINTEELNRNVIQQFMTEHFGEGLVKGIHDEDALVIVSKLQQMHNELGLMQFTPKERALAQLFWYFLNEEKKEYYQKQFEAAALVSKSFTTDKGFQYLNDELSSEIKSFALANHIFAEVNCLNAAFYLRKENKSAFLVSEKAGLLYESFLKDLKEKGKDLEFIDQLDALKKYPAACFSIAESALNAFLFNSELNFEDDIRKETAVFFVTQHFDAKNILHIAYETVLKGLKSLEKDLDYSLNYYEFTARLTHFNEVVVPKYKQLQELKAKWVNDKKKSLKIDTFKSQVLSSFVRNKLINDVYFPLIGANLAKQLGTVGNDKRTDRMGMLLLVSPPGYGKTTLMEYMADRMGLVFMKINGPSIGHDIVSTDPSEAKNAGAKQELEKLNLALEMGDNVMLYLDDIQHCNPEFLQKFISLADGQRKIEGIYNGESKTYDLRSKRFCLVMAGNPYTESGEKFKIPDMLANRSDTYNLGEISGSKTELFDLSLIENSLMSNDYLTRLTQFGMENLYHLYESIKSNSPTVDLAGNFSSNEISDFRKVLENILKVRNIVLKVNKQYIVSAAMSDDYRNEPSFKLQGSYRNMNKLITQIQPILKEEEVTQIVLNHYQNESQTLTTGAESNMLKLKELMNILSEDETLRWQEIKKTFVKNKTLKGLSENDRMTQVIALLAQFSEGLDGIKDVLNKN